A DNA window from uncultured Methanoregula sp. contains the following coding sequences:
- a CDS encoding aryl-sulfate sulfotransferase gives MKKSSLLIISVIVLAVILACGCTQSPAGNATAPAGQNPAAAPTSATLQPAAVIMDTGTSAVANPGQSMVRGTPDPAFFVNISVDGKIAPGTTILADNHDPKNPRIIEVNRLGEIVWEYRLSDDLKPFTNPGWDVEVLKNGNVLTLLPGYGVLEINRDKKIVWKYLDPKVSHDADRLSSGNTLVVFGSKDTKDDAQVKEIDPSGKVVWSWYAKYLFNTADYTNIWDEGWTHTNAVTRLENGNTLISLRNFNIVAEIDPNGKLVRKIGEGFFVAQHDPQVLENGKILVANHVRPNEVMEYNPSGSVSWKFVIPDRSAFPIRDANKLANGNILITGADRIIEVTPDKQVVWLFRLADAPFTDERVAESRGFYKAERISP, from the coding sequence ATGAAAAAATCCTCTCTTCTCATCATTTCTGTCATCGTTCTGGCCGTGATTCTCGCGTGTGGCTGTACCCAGTCTCCCGCCGGGAATGCAACGGCACCAGCAGGACAGAATCCCGCTGCAGCCCCGACGTCTGCAACACTCCAACCGGCTGCGGTTATAATGGATACGGGAACTTCAGCTGTAGCAAATCCGGGCCAGTCCATGGTACGGGGAACACCGGATCCGGCATTTTTTGTGAATATCTCGGTGGATGGAAAGATAGCGCCGGGAACAACGATCCTTGCCGATAACCATGACCCGAAGAATCCGAGGATCATCGAAGTGAACCGGCTCGGGGAAATCGTCTGGGAATATCGTCTTTCCGATGATCTCAAACCCTTCACCAATCCCGGGTGGGATGTCGAGGTGCTCAAGAATGGCAATGTCCTGACGCTTCTCCCGGGGTACGGGGTGCTTGAGATAAACCGGGACAAAAAAATTGTCTGGAAATACCTGGACCCGAAAGTATCCCATGATGCAGACCGGCTTTCAAGCGGCAACACCCTGGTTGTGTTTGGCTCAAAGGATACAAAAGATGATGCCCAGGTAAAGGAGATCGACCCGTCCGGAAAAGTTGTCTGGTCCTGGTATGCAAAATACCTGTTCAACACCGCAGATTATACCAATATATGGGATGAAGGCTGGACCCACACCAATGCGGTTACCCGGCTGGAGAACGGCAACACGCTCATCAGCCTCCGGAATTTCAATATTGTTGCAGAGATCGATCCAAACGGGAAACTTGTAAGAAAGATTGGGGAAGGATTCTTTGTGGCGCAGCACGATCCCCAGGTTCTTGAGAACGGCAAAATTCTTGTTGCAAACCATGTGAGGCCGAATGAAGTCATGGAATACAATCCATCCGGTTCTGTCAGCTGGAAATTCGTGATACCGGACCGATCCGCATTCCCTATCCGGGATGCAAACAAACTTGCAAACGGGAATATCCTGATCACGGGAGCCGACCGGATCATTGAGGTCACGCCGGATAAGCAGGTTGTCTGGCTGTTCCGGTTGGCCGATGCCCCGTTCACTGATGAGCGTGTGGCGGAAAGCCGGGGCTTTTACAAGGCTGAACGCATCTCTCCCTGA
- a CDS encoding response regulator, with the protein MYELLYVDDDQNLLESSKIYLERKSDFLVTTASSAMQGLELLKTRSFDAIISDYQMAGMDGISFLKEVRAKYDSVPFIILTGKGREEVVIEAINNGADFYLQKGGSPKAQFAELIHMLMSAVQRQRSEVIIRTNEERLRMAQAIGKTGSWEYNPVTGTFWGSEETFRTLGIPRPDDGMIPKDALGPVIHDATRIYNALLDHIEREKKFTLEITVSPANGSPETYIETVAEVLRNSSGKPVNVIGVIKDITDCRKAEDALRRSNRQLNLLLSITRHDIRNQLITLNGYIALVRSSLGDREKALEFLNKEEKIIAAIEHQIMFTKVYQDLGISPPVWQNIEHSIRQAIKGTNSGGIRLEVTGLEDTEILADSLLGKVFFNLVDNARWHGGETLTTVKFFPEKSGSGLVLVCEDDGAGISNEDKENIFVRGYGKNTGYGLFLIREILAITGIAIRETGTPGKGARFEMTVPEGVWRISGKEE; encoded by the coding sequence ATGTACGAGCTCCTTTATGTCGACGATGACCAGAATCTCCTTGAAAGCAGCAAGATCTATCTGGAACGCAAATCAGATTTCCTGGTTACAACAGCCTCTTCCGCAATGCAGGGCCTTGAACTCCTCAAAACCCGATCGTTCGATGCCATCATCTCGGATTACCAGATGGCCGGCATGGACGGGATCTCATTTTTAAAAGAAGTCAGGGCAAAGTACGATTCGGTTCCCTTCATCATTCTGACCGGCAAAGGCCGCGAGGAAGTGGTGATCGAAGCCATCAACAATGGCGCGGATTTCTATCTTCAGAAAGGCGGGAGCCCGAAAGCCCAGTTTGCCGAACTGATCCATATGCTGATGAGTGCGGTCCAGAGGCAACGGTCTGAGGTGATCATCCGGACCAATGAAGAGCGTCTCCGCATGGCTCAGGCCATCGGCAAGACCGGAAGCTGGGAATATAACCCGGTGACCGGAACCTTCTGGGGATCGGAAGAGACATTCAGGACATTGGGCATACCCCGTCCGGATGACGGGATGATCCCAAAGGATGCACTCGGTCCCGTTATTCACGATGCCACCCGGATTTACAATGCGCTCCTCGATCATATCGAACGCGAAAAAAAATTTACCCTGGAGATCACGGTCAGTCCGGCCAATGGTTCCCCTGAAACGTATATCGAGACGGTTGCTGAAGTCCTCCGTAATTCCTCAGGAAAACCGGTCAATGTCATCGGCGTAATAAAAGATATCACGGACTGCAGGAAAGCCGAAGATGCCCTGCGGCGATCCAACCGCCAGCTCAACCTTCTTTTGAGCATTACACGGCATGATATCCGCAACCAGCTCATAACCCTGAACGGATACATCGCTCTTGTACGGAGTTCGCTTGGGGATCGTGAGAAGGCGCTCGAGTTCCTCAACAAGGAAGAGAAGATCATAGCTGCCATCGAGCACCAGATCATGTTCACCAAAGTATACCAGGATCTCGGCATCAGTCCCCCGGTCTGGCAGAACATCGAGCACAGCATCCGTCAGGCGATAAAAGGTACAAATTCCGGGGGTATCCGCCTGGAGGTAACCGGGCTGGAAGATACAGAAATATTAGCCGATTCCCTTCTGGGCAAAGTTTTTTTCAATCTCGTGGATAATGCCCGTTGGCATGGCGGGGAAACATTGACCACGGTTAAGTTCTTTCCTGAGAAGAGCGGTTCCGGGCTCGTGCTGGTCTGCGAGGATGACGGTGCCGGCATCAGCAATGAGGACAAAGAGAATATTTTCGTGCGGGGGTACGGGAAGAACACCGGTTACGGGCTCTTCCTGATCCGGGAGATCCTCGCAATTACCGGTATCGCGATCCGTGAAACGGGTACGCCGGGAAAAGGGGCCCGGTTCGAGATGACCGTACCGGAAGGGGTATGGAGGATTTCCGGCAAGGAAGAATAA
- a CDS encoding DUF2180 family protein — protein sequence MKCYVCAKEGNATDAVAVCAACGMGTCMKHTVRKEIEVWEGSYPIPSRKLPGKMPRMLCPDCDALYGDGM from the coding sequence ATGAAGTGTTATGTCTGTGCAAAGGAAGGGAACGCGACCGACGCGGTTGCCGTTTGCGCTGCCTGCGGCATGGGAACCTGTATGAAACATACGGTGCGAAAAGAGATCGAGGTCTGGGAAGGGAGTTATCCGATTCCATCCAGGAAACTGCCAGGCAAAATGCCCCGGATGCTCTGCCCGGACTGCGATGCACTGTACGGGGACGGTATGTGA
- a CDS encoding MIP/aquaporin family protein — MASLTTRSIAEGVGTLLLVYFGAGAAVITLMLANGTKPAAAFNIGIGQLGGLADWFAIGITFGIVIAAVIYSLGRVSGAHINPAVTIALCATKRFPAGDSVAYIIAQCIGAAAGSLLFFLTIGTEAVTIGGLGATAPFPGIGYGQAILIEAMGTFVLMLVIMGVAVDKRAPVGFAGLIIGLTAAGIITMAGNVSGGSLNPARTFGPYVMDALLGGSNLWVFFPIYVIGPVIGAIVAAVFYDRITAE; from the coding sequence ATGGCATCGCTTACCACCCGCAGCATAGCTGAAGGTGTGGGAACCCTGCTCCTTGTGTACTTCGGCGCCGGTGCTGCGGTGATTACCCTGATGCTTGCAAACGGTACAAAGCCTGCAGCCGCATTTAACATCGGGATCGGCCAGCTTGGCGGCCTTGCCGACTGGTTTGCCATCGGGATAACGTTCGGTATCGTGATTGCCGCGGTCATTTATTCTCTTGGCCGGGTCTCGGGAGCGCATATCAACCCTGCTGTCACGATCGCACTCTGTGCAACAAAACGTTTCCCCGCCGGTGACTCCGTGGCATACATCATTGCCCAGTGCATCGGAGCGGCAGCCGGAAGCCTGCTCTTCTTCCTGACCATCGGAACAGAAGCCGTCACTATCGGGGGTCTCGGGGCAACCGCTCCATTTCCCGGGATCGGATACGGGCAGGCAATTCTCATAGAGGCGATGGGAACATTTGTCCTGATGCTGGTCATCATGGGCGTTGCTGTTGACAAGCGGGCTCCTGTGGGTTTTGCCGGGCTCATCATCGGGCTGACTGCAGCCGGGATAATCACGATGGCGGGGAATGTCTCGGGCGGTTCACTGAACCCTGCCCGGACATTCGGGCCGTACGTTATGGATGCTCTCCTGGGCGGATCGAACCTCTGGGTATTCTTCCCTATCTATGTTATCGGTCCCGTAATCGGAGCAATTGTTGCCGCAGTCTTCTATGACCGGATAACTGCAGAGTGA
- a CDS encoding PKD domain-containing protein, giving the protein MIHHVRLFLLCMIVSCTFLAAGATALPDTAKESGYIVVTDPPVADFFTSTQYGKAPFTVSFFDRSLGAAPMTYHWEFGDGTISDMQNPAHTYAADGDYTVTLTAENQYGSNTKTVQSFIGVGNVPEAGFSAKPVQGEIPLAVQFFDLSKNRPASWKWNFGDGAFSTEQNPAHTYAAAGSYDVTLRVSNHFGSDGLTKTGLVQAGAPAPVTPPEPVVVEKPKPEGFAGLILAARGTMEKNLPTAGFIPPEFMALAAVLTSMGVIVLQLIIANIGFLSQVAFKVAKFFADLAGGHAVEKLSEKEIEARKITVRKLEPHFLGLSSTEILVIEASVIMVALAFILADRAELTLETVLIYIAVGAVSIVLHDFAHRYFATKHGHDADTRFWGLGTVIMFLTAWLYGNAFAQSYRNLVNREKEDDPRNAGIEMVAGPAVSIVLTFVFLGMVMLGGLWAVAGGIGFVINLITAVYSLMPIPTMDGKAIWDWNRGLYLVLLIPMIALYFYTFMLVS; this is encoded by the coding sequence ATGATACACCACGTCCGTCTTTTCCTGCTGTGCATGATCGTATCCTGTACATTTCTTGCCGCAGGCGCAACTGCACTTCCGGATACCGCAAAGGAATCCGGCTACATCGTTGTCACCGATCCGCCGGTTGCCGACTTTTTTACAAGCACGCAATACGGGAAGGCGCCATTTACGGTAAGTTTCTTTGACCGCTCGTTAGGAGCTGCACCGATGACGTACCACTGGGAGTTCGGGGACGGGACAATCTCCGATATGCAGAACCCGGCCCACACCTATGCTGCCGACGGAGACTACACGGTAACTCTCACCGCGGAGAACCAGTATGGCAGCAATACAAAGACCGTGCAGTCATTCATTGGCGTTGGAAATGTGCCGGAAGCAGGTTTTTCTGCAAAACCCGTTCAGGGAGAGATTCCCCTTGCGGTACAGTTTTTTGATCTTTCCAAAAACCGGCCCGCCAGCTGGAAATGGAATTTTGGGGATGGGGCTTTCTCAACGGAACAGAACCCGGCCCACACGTATGCTGCTGCCGGATCCTATGATGTCACGCTCCGGGTGAGCAACCATTTCGGCAGCGATGGCCTGACAAAAACAGGACTTGTCCAGGCAGGCGCCCCGGCTCCGGTCACCCCGCCCGAACCGGTTGTAGTTGAAAAACCAAAACCGGAAGGGTTTGCCGGTCTGATCCTTGCGGCCCGGGGAACCATGGAGAAGAACCTGCCAACAGCCGGTTTCATTCCGCCGGAGTTCATGGCGCTTGCCGCCGTTCTCACGAGCATGGGGGTCATCGTTCTCCAGCTCATTATTGCAAACATCGGTTTCCTTTCACAGGTCGCATTCAAGGTTGCCAAATTCTTTGCCGACCTTGCCGGGGGTCATGCTGTGGAAAAACTGAGCGAGAAAGAGATCGAAGCCCGGAAGATCACCGTCCGGAAACTCGAACCGCATTTCCTCGGCCTCTCCTCTACCGAGATCCTGGTCATCGAGGCGTCCGTCATCATGGTGGCCCTTGCCTTCATCCTGGCCGACCGGGCCGAGCTGACCCTTGAGACCGTCCTCATCTACATTGCAGTCGGTGCGGTCTCGATCGTTCTCCACGATTTTGCACATCGCTATTTTGCCACAAAACACGGGCACGATGCCGATACCCGGTTCTGGGGACTCGGGACGGTCATCATGTTTTTGACTGCCTGGCTCTATGGCAATGCTTTTGCCCAGTCCTACCGGAACCTGGTCAACCGTGAAAAGGAAGACGATCCCCGGAATGCCGGCATCGAGATGGTTGCCGGGCCGGCCGTCAGCATCGTTCTCACATTTGTCTTTCTCGGCATGGTCATGCTCGGCGGACTCTGGGCGGTTGCCGGAGGAATTGGTTTTGTCATCAACCTCATCACTGCCGTGTACAGTCTCATGCCCATCCCGACCATGGACGGCAAAGCCATCTGGGACTGGAACCGGGGATTGTACCTGGTACTCCTGATCCCGATGATTGCCCTGTACTTCTACACGTTCATGCTGGTCAGCTGA
- a CDS encoding mechanosensitive ion channel family protein — protein MDPAVYESLLYVIAGIVAAIIVYYLFSFLKKKAETTETLIDDLIVQSLGMPLAMLAFFIPFFFAIQKIIVAFPQYSWLAGSDVLTAIYILVATWIIATFVDSLLDTYGTAIAERTESDLDDRIVEIFQKIAKYLIWFTGILYVLSLFNVNITPLIAGAGVVGIAIALAAQDLFSNFFGGAVIITDKPFKIGDRVLINDILGDVIRIGPRSTRIITLDSDIVTIPNNKITTSVVRNFSLPNPQVRIQIPVTVALGSDIQTVKSVLLAIGNTALVEKKDFVADVPGPVVFLTKMDKTTMTFELTLYSHEFAYNSVIRDYLNTSIIERFRKEGIAFA, from the coding sequence ATGGATCCGGCAGTCTATGAATCTCTGCTCTATGTTATAGCCGGCATCGTTGCCGCGATTATCGTTTATTACCTGTTCAGTTTCCTGAAAAAGAAAGCCGAAACTACCGAGACGCTCATCGATGACCTCATTGTCCAGTCGCTTGGCATGCCCCTTGCCATGCTGGCGTTTTTCATCCCGTTCTTCTTTGCCATCCAGAAGATCATTGTCGCATTCCCGCAATACAGCTGGCTTGCCGGTTCTGATGTCCTTACCGCTATCTATATCCTTGTCGCAACCTGGATCATCGCAACGTTTGTTGACAGTCTCCTGGACACGTACGGCACTGCCATTGCCGAGCGGACCGAGAGCGATCTCGACGACCGTATCGTGGAGATCTTCCAGAAGATTGCAAAGTACCTGATCTGGTTCACCGGGATCCTCTATGTCCTCTCTCTCTTCAATGTCAACATCACCCCGCTCATTGCCGGCGCCGGCGTGGTCGGCATTGCAATTGCCTTAGCCGCCCAGGATCTCTTCTCCAACTTTTTCGGGGGAGCCGTCATCATCACCGACAAGCCGTTCAAGATCGGCGATCGGGTTCTCATCAACGATATTCTCGGGGATGTAATACGGATCGGGCCCCGGAGCACCCGCATCATCACGCTTGACTCGGATATCGTCACCATCCCGAACAACAAGATAACAACAAGCGTTGTCCGGAACTTCTCGCTTCCGAACCCCCAGGTGCGGATCCAGATCCCGGTCACGGTTGCCCTCGGGTCGGATATCCAGACCGTGAAGTCTGTTCTTCTTGCGATCGGAAATACCGCCCTTGTAGAGAAGAAGGATTTCGTAGCAGACGTACCCGGCCCGGTGGTCTTCCTCACCAAGATGGACAAGACAACGATGACGTTTGAACTGACGCTCTATTCCCATGAATTTGCCTATAACAGCGTTATCCGGGATTACCTCAACACCAGTATCATCGAGAGATTCAGAAAAGAAGGGATCGCATTTGCCTGA
- a CDS encoding carboxylesterase/lipase family protein, protein MRCGKRHATGPAGLLVIVLILGCLVFCAGCSQKSTGPGSVKTEAGSVSGTVENGVFVYRGIPYAAPPTGELRWKPPSAVSPWTGVRNATEYGAICPQAISDNPTPGAAPAAMSEDCLYLNVWSPLKNPEEKLPVMVFIHGGAFMEGAGSLPLYDGSSLARKGVVVVTLNYRLGALGFFAHPELAEESAFNTSGNYGLMDQQAALLWVQNNIGAFGGDPSKVTVFGESAGASSILSHLSSPLAKGLFMQAIVESAPLWTNGSSVDIISTRQDAEQKGIAFARDLGFSSPGAIRKMRALDAMTLVNATPRSPSAFWTTHSLIFKPSVDGRILPATPEETFRLGRQNKVPIIIGTNADEGTLLAAKTGMNVSAYEQYIRNRFGTYAPDVLTAYPAKNPSEAQYQMERIMNDFDFTEAARFVANSHTGINQTTYIYRFSYEMPGQPLGAFHGSELYFVFRPASMNPDPVSAGVSDMMMDLWTRFAKTGNPNGRMNVTWPQYSNTTGKYLDIGALPSVKTDY, encoded by the coding sequence ATGAGATGCGGGAAAAGACATGCAACGGGGCCGGCAGGATTACTCGTCATTGTTCTGATCCTGGGCTGCCTGGTCTTTTGTGCCGGGTGCAGCCAGAAAAGTACCGGCCCCGGTAGTGTAAAAACTGAAGCCGGGTCTGTTTCAGGAACCGTTGAGAACGGGGTTTTTGTATACCGGGGAATACCTTACGCGGCCCCGCCCACCGGGGAACTTCGCTGGAAACCGCCTTCAGCTGTATCCCCCTGGACCGGTGTGCGGAACGCAACAGAATACGGAGCGATCTGTCCCCAGGCAATTTCCGACAACCCGACCCCGGGAGCTGCTCCCGCAGCCATGAGCGAGGACTGTCTCTATCTAAATGTCTGGTCGCCTTTAAAGAATCCGGAGGAGAAACTGCCGGTCATGGTTTTCATCCATGGCGGGGCTTTCATGGAAGGTGCCGGTTCCCTCCCGCTCTATGACGGCAGTTCGCTTGCAAGAAAAGGAGTCGTGGTTGTGACGCTCAACTACCGGCTCGGAGCCCTCGGTTTCTTTGCCCATCCGGAACTTGCAGAAGAATCGGCCTTCAACACCTCCGGAAATTACGGTCTTATGGACCAGCAGGCTGCTCTTTTGTGGGTGCAGAATAATATCGGGGCATTCGGCGGCGATCCATCGAAAGTGACGGTCTTTGGGGAATCTGCCGGGGCATCGAGCATCCTCTCCCATCTCTCAAGCCCGCTGGCAAAAGGACTTTTTATGCAGGCCATTGTCGAGAGCGCCCCTCTCTGGACAAACGGCTCATCAGTCGATATTATCTCCACCCGGCAGGATGCCGAACAGAAAGGGATTGCCTTTGCCAGGGATCTCGGTTTCAGCAGCCCGGGAGCAATCCGGAAGATGCGGGCGCTTGATGCCATGACGCTCGTCAACGCCACCCCGCGGTCCCCCTCGGCTTTCTGGACTACGCATAGCCTGATCTTCAAGCCCTCAGTTGACGGCCGGATCCTTCCGGCAACACCCGAAGAAACATTCAGGCTGGGCAGACAGAACAAGGTCCCGATCATCATCGGGACAAATGCCGACGAAGGTACACTGCTTGCCGCAAAAACCGGGATGAATGTTTCTGCGTACGAGCAGTATATCCGGAACCGTTTCGGCACATATGCTCCAGATGTCCTTACCGCGTACCCGGCCAAGAATCCCTCCGAAGCCCAGTACCAGATGGAGCGGATCATGAATGATTTTGACTTTACCGAAGCAGCCAGGTTCGTGGCAAACTCCCATACCGGCATTAATCAGACTACGTACATTTACCGCTTTTCTTACGAGATGCCCGGTCAGCCGCTTGGGGCATTCCATGGAAGCGAACTGTACTTTGTCTTCCGGCCGGCATCGATGAACCCGGATCCGGTCAGCGCCGGGGTTTCCGATATGATGATGGATCTCTGGACCCGGTTTGCAAAGACCGGCAACCCGAACGGCAGAATGAATGTTACCTGGCCGCAGTACAGCAATACAACCGGGAAGTACCTGGATATCGGGGCGCTGCCATCAGTGAAAACAGATTATTAA